CCACTGGTGGGCAGCAGAGGTCGATCGTCATATAGCCTAGGTATGGTCATAGGCTCATATGTCTATTTAAACTCGGGGATGttctctttatttcttttttttttcgaaaAGGTTCGTTTCGCACCCCTctttaggtaaaaaaaaaaagaagaagaagacggtaTTATgtttaagtatttttttttttttacttcagttATGAAATGTCCTGGAAAGGGAGGTTCCTCTGTCCTCAGTAATTCTTCCTTGACAGCTCAAAACACACCTCTGTGGGTCGGGTTTCCCGGTTTCCCCCTCATCTTTCACGAGGAGCCTGTTTCTCAAGCCAATGAGATGCACCTGTCATGGAAACTAGTCTGCCTACTGGCTGCCTCGCCTGCAGCCAACTATGCACTAACTTTCCTATCTTCCGGCTTAACACAAAGTCAACATCGCAGCTCGCAGGCACACTAGGTTTTAAAGCGGTCCCGGAGGGTTAAGGGGTCTGCAGCCGAACTAGTAGGCTATATTGGATCGTTTTGGAGGTAACAGATTTGTCAAGTTCCTCACAACTCTTACTTGTATTAGCCTACTTTTATTGTGTTTCGCTTCATAGTTGACTTGCATGTCGCACATGTCAGGAAAGCGAAATCCTTTCGCGGAGAGGAACTTACCTTTTAACAGGTGTGTCGTTTTACggaaaaaaagtgtttttgtgATGATGTATGGCATACATAGGCTTTTTTCAATTTTCTCCTGATGCGTCTAGTGCGTTTTAGACTGACACCTATACGATGTGGGTTATCTAATTGCTTTGTGAAATAGACTATATGTATGCCTTAAAAGTCACAAGACGGTTCTTCACTGGGCTGCAGGGCGTGTATTTTCAATTTGACCttttggattttattttattgctgtATTGTTTTTGAGACACATTGTCATTCACGTAGACTTTGCATTATGTAAAGAATTCTGAAGCTGATGACACGTAGCTGTGCTGAAATTGGCCTACCTAGGACTACCTGCAATTTTTTAATAACCGGTTTCATTTCCGATAACCATCGAGTTACAATTTCCTTTTGTTAATCTCCTCCAACGCGTTACCTTGACTGTTCCTCTGCCATCCGCTTAAAGTAGCCTATTTGTTTGACTCGAGGATTAGAAGAAGGTAGATATTGGTATTTTTTTACTGGATTTCTATATAATTACTGAATTAGCTACTGCTTTCTCAAAGGAGCGAATTGTAATTTCAGGAATGTATGACCGACCTGACATCGTCATTAACTGATGAATCAGTGGGCTCCACCCGTCTGTTTGTGTCGTTAGAGGGTGGGAACCTTCCTGCGATGCAGAGGCGATCATGTTTTCGTGTGTCTACCATGGTTGGTTACCCTCTCACCCTTAAGGTCCCTGTGGGATTTCCTAGACAGATGATGGCCTGTCTCCTTCATTGAATGTAATGTTAAACTAATATTGACCAGTTTCCATCATGTTCAAGCCCAATGGGAAAATTTTGCTGCACATGACATAATGTGCCTTTTTTGTTTACACACATGTGATCTGGATTGTTTGACTCTTTTTTAACCTTTAACATTAGagcaaggcccaatcccatttctaccccttaccccttcaaaacaagggggaggggtaaggggaaggggtaaggggtagaaatgggattgggcccaagtCTTCCCTAGTTCCTTTAGTCATGTATTTAATCACAATCTGATGTGGTTTATTTTATGTTATGCAAGTCTGGCAATACTAATATTCACACATCTCTTTTTTGGTTTTAATGAACAATCTCCAGCAGTGCCGTCTGCTGCGCTCCACCGCATGGACGAGGAGGGAACGGTTGCAGTCACCTACCAGCCATTGCCCTGGTATTGACCAGCTAGTGTTCCATTGACCACGCAGTGCAACCGTTTTGCCCGTTGGTTTCCTCTGCGCTTTGAGGAGTAGCACAGTCCTGGTAGACCTGCCAAATAGTGAGTTGTTTACTATCCAAACGTCTTGAAACACCATTGAGGGACACATTATGGTACTCTGATGTAGGCGTTGAGGATGTTTGTGCAAAGAGTCGCCCTAGTGTGAGCACTATAAGCACAAAGAAATGACCTGGGTTCCAGAatgggttttcttttttttttctaatccaAGATCAACATTTACTCCTGGAAACGGGCAGTTTTCCACGAAGGACCCATGAAGTAGTCAGCATGCCCGAGGTGGAAGAAATGATTAACCTGGCCTACCTCACGGACGCGGAGCGGGAGCTGATCGTGGAGGTTCTGCACCGTGACGCCGAGCTGAGGAAGAACGAGGAGCAACGCATTCGGTGAGCGGGAACCAAAAATCACCTAGTCTGGGACCCACAATCATCTAGGGGAACCAGAAATAATCTAGTATGGGAACCAAAATCCTCTAGTATGGGAACCAAAAATCATCTGGTATGCGAACCAAAAATCATCTAGCATGGGAACCAAAAATCATCTAGGGGAACCAATAATAATCTAGCATGGGAACCAAAAATGATCTAGGGGAACCAAAATCATCTAGTATGGGAACCAAAATCATCTAGTAAAGGACAAGAAATCATTGAGTTGAGGCACCAAAATCATATACAATGGGACCCAAAATCCTCTAGCATGGGTACCAAAATATCAAGCATATGTCCTCAGATTATCTTTTATAGTAAACAAATCTTCTAGGATAGAACCAAAATCATTTAGTATAGGCCCACAGATTGTCTAGTGCAGGAACACAATTAATCTAGTATTTACATGATTTTAAATTATTGTTCATCTTTTTCACTAAACAAAATCCTGCCTACCACCTGCAGTATGAAAAAGACTGATCTAGTGTAGTCCCTTGAATTGTATAATGTACTGTCAAACCCTTCCGAAGCTTTTACGGAATTCTGCTCTAGAGAAATCAAGACAATAAAAGCACTTCACTGAATCCCACTGCATTACGGACACTCACTAAAGGGAACGAAGTAGTATCCAGCATAGTTTATAATAAATGCTTTCATTTATGTGTGGCGGTTGTTTCATGAAACCAACCTGATTAAACATCATATTGGTCGACAAATATTATTACCCAACAGCAATTTGGTGCTGATAAGGGTTTGTGTTTTGACCTTGCTCTAACTTATCACGATGAACAAATAGATTTGACAGGGGTCGAACTGAAATTCGTGTTTCCGCTTTCCATCGCAGGAAGCTGAAGTCGGACCTGCAGGACACCAAGAGGAAGGGGGCCAAGCGCGGCAGTGGAAGGTACAGTCTGCGCAGCTGCGGTCGCTGCCAGCAGGCCTTTAGTAGACTGTCTCTCGGCTCCAGTCAGTGCAGGGCGTGTAAACACAATGTGTGCCCAAAATGCCGCTCGCCGCGCGCCGACGGATCCTGCCTTTGCACCGTGTGTGCCAAAGAAGCGTAAGCAAGATTCCTTCCTTCACGTTCCACCGCACTAACCCTCGCTCGCCTTGCCAACCCTGCCGAATAACAACGCTGTGAACGTCGCCATCAGCAATTGATGGTCTGATTCTGTTTGATTTGGCTTCAGTGGCTCCTAACCATGAAATCCGCCTGACGAAATTTGGCGTTCTTGCAATTCTACGGAAATCATCTCGTAATCCCTCCATCTCTTGCTAAATTCTTTCATTTCAAATTCTTGCTGACTGCGTTGATGTGCTCCACTAGGCGGTCAGCTGGGCTGATGCTTTTGTATTTCTTCAGGGACCTGAAGAAATGCACAGGCGACTGGTTCTATGACCACAGGGTGAACCGCTTCTCCACCAAGCAGGGGCATGAACTAGTGAGAAGCTCGCTGAAGAGGCCAGCAGCTCGTGAGTACTAGAACAGGAAGGCATGGAGAGCCCGGCTCTCAATGAGGAAATGGCAGTGCTCTGTCAAGAATGTTATCTTGTTTCCAGTTGAAACTGGAATGGAAAAACCCAAAAGAAATGTACTTCATAATACAATTGTGTCTTTAGTAACCAAATAGAATAAGAGAAACTAGATATGCAGTGACCTAGGTTATTTCTGGTGTGCCATCACACATTTTTCGCCAATCGGAACAATTGTTTGTTGGTTAACCTCATCCCCTGCCCTAGTTGTATATACAGCCATTACCGTTGGTTaaaccaacatgtgtgtacctCTTCCGTTTGTTAGTGAAGAAGCGCCAGACGGCTGGGGAGATTCTGTTGAGGAGCGCATCAGAAGAAGCTCCACTGAAggccctccccctcatccctgTTCCGCACCCACGGCAGAAGCCGCCACCGCCGGCTGCCGACCGAGAAGAGTAAGACCCCGCCTGGCTTCCCGACCCCTACCGTACCCCATTTATTATCCCCTTCGATCCGAATCGTGACTCCATACACAACCCAGACTCTCTCCCCTGACACGGCCCTGTGTGTGCCCCTCGGATCAGCCCGCCGCACGCTAGCAAACCACAGAGCAGTGATGCCGATAATGCCGACGGATCCAGTCTGTCGAGCAGGAAGACCCTGGCGCTGTCGGCTAGCACAACCCCAGAACCGTTGAGGTGAGGGACCTGCAACGCACCTCCCAACCACCACGCCGGTCTGCGTGCTGAACGGGATGCTAACTTGATGTTTGTGGCGCTGTCCCACAGGAGAAGCAAGGTCCGGTCCAGTCCAGCCGGGTCCAATGTCTCCAGTGGGAATGTGTTGAGCAAAGCGGACAGCTTAAGCAGTCACGGCTCTTCGTCTGACGCAGCTGCACGAGAGCCTGCCTGTGGTTCCTTGGATAAGGTCTGTCTCCTGGACCAGTTAGCGctgggggggcgaggggggggggggggggaattgatGATCTTGAAACATTGTTGCATACTAGAGCACCCGTCGCTGAGACACTTTTATTCTATGCAGTCCGATACAGATCCTATTGTTAACTAGTCGCTAGTTACTGGCAGCGTAGGTGAAACCCACTGTGCGATCCCAGACAATACCATCAAGGTTTAAGCAATTCATAAGATGCGAATAATTGTATAAATCTCTATGCTTTATGCATTTTTTAACACTTAACCCCCCATCCCCGTACCCCCCCGCCAAGGACCCAGAGGAGCTGCAGGCCGGCCGCAGCCCGGACACCTCAGAGGGCGAGGGCATGTTTAAGAAGAGCATACGGCGAAGAAACACTCCTGGTAAGAACGTTTTGTAAGTGGAGACTAATGCAAATTACTCCGGTCCAACgccgtcaatgtgtgtgtgtgtgtgtgtgtgtgtgtgtgtgtgtgtgtgtgtgtgtgtgtgtgtgtgtgtgtgtgtgtgtgtgtgtgtgtgtgtgtgtgtgtgtgtgtgtgtgtgtgtgtgtgtgtgtgtgtgtgtgtgtgttacagtgcaCGCCTCCGCCCTGGACCTccgtgaggaggtggaggagggtgtccGTCCAGCCATGGGCCACAGGAGTCGTTCTGTCCCGGGTCTCGACATTCAGGTGacccgtttcccccccccctttctctgaaATGACCCGTTTCTTTCCTGTGACACTTGTTTTACGTTTCGAGGGAACTCGAAACCGGGTTTTAACAAACTCGGTGCTCGATGTTGATGCTAcaggatgaggaggacgaggacatcGACAGCTTGGTCAACCTGCACAAAAAGGCAGTTTCCACCAGTCGGCGGAGCTCATCGGTGAGTTCCACAACAGTGCTACCTTATCACACGACCAAAGAACTTAAACGCTCTCACAATACCCCCTGATTTGGACTTGCTGACGATGCACACGTTACAAGCGTTTACCGTCAACCTTTCAGGTCATGCTGGGAAGCACCATGATCATTTACAGCTGAAATGTATGATACAATAATCTAGCATTGCGTTAAACCTGTACTAGAGTGTTGACACGCAGTATGTGTGTCATACCCAATGCAGCTACACCCACGCAAGCATACCATCAACGTTGGCTTTAAACATGAGGCAGAACATTGATTCTGGTCTTGGTACAAGCGTTGACCGTTAACCTTTCAGGTGACGATGGGAAGCACCATGAGTATTTACAGCGACACAGGGGACTACGACTCGGTGGACGTGAGCGGGGAGATCGTGTACACCGTCAGCTACGACGAACATACGCAGAGCCTGATCGTCTTCATCAAGGAGTGCCACGACCTGGCCTATGGTGACGCAGCCCGGCGCCACTGCAACCCGtacgtagggagggaggggtgtgtgtgtgttgggggggggggggggggggttaggataACACAGCTGTGCGGGATGAGATAACCTCAATCCAAGGTCAAAGTGAATAACCTGAGGTTGACCCGATGGACATTTTGGTCATTGAGCAAGCGTTTGTACAAAGGTGTGtacagatgcatgtcattaaggagtaggaAAGGGTTAGCCATCTGGCTTAAGGATGCCTAtaggtagactgcagacattgggaatcgaacccggaacctttcGGCTGGGTGTCAAAGGCCCCAACCTCTGACCAGACTATCCTTTGCAACGTTGTTGTTTTCTCTGGATAGTAGGGAAACCTAAATTGCTAGCTTCCCTTATCTTATCTTTCCTCTTGACACAGGCCATAAAACACCAATGACGGTATATTAAATATAGATGGCATGCGCTACTGTCACACACTCCTGTGCATTCAGACAGACTTTGGCCTGTTGATGTTTCACCTCTGCAGCTGAGCTGTACGTGCAGAACAAACACAGTAACTCGCTACGGATATGAACATCAAATGTAAATCTTTGTTTACCTCAAACCACACTCTGCATGCA
The window above is part of the Gadus macrocephalus chromosome 10, ASM3116895v1 genome. Proteins encoded here:
- the sytl4 gene encoding synaptotagmin-like protein 4 translates to MPEVEEMINLAYLTDAERELIVEVLHRDAELRKNEEQRIRKLKSDLQDTKRKGAKRGSGRYSLRSCGRCQQAFSRLSLGSSQCRACKHNVCPKCRSPRADGSCLCTVCAKEADLKKCTGDWFYDHRVNRFSTKQGHELVRSSLKRPAALKKRQTAGEILLRSASEEAPLKALPLIPVPHPRQKPPPPAADREDPVCAPRISPPHASKPQSSDADNADGSSLSSRKTLALSASTTPEPLRRSKVRSSPAGSNVSSGNVLSKADSLSSHGSSSDAAAREPACGSLDKDPEELQAGRSPDTSEGEGMFKKSIRRRNTPVHASALDLREEVEEGVRPAMGHRSRSVPGLDIQDEEDEDIDSLVNLHKKAVSTSRRSSSVTMGSTMSIYSDTGDYDSVDVSGEIVYTVSYDEHTQSLIVFIKECHDLAYGDAARRHCNPYVKCYLLPEKSRQSKRKTAIKRNTTNPVYNETLKYSIGRQQLTNQTLAIAVWHNGRLSRNAFLGEVMITLDVRDLDSPQEECVVLMAKTASPELASAFAQYKGELVICLKYVTPKKPAKAERLSGKKAHAVEGGELHVLIKEAKSLVAMKGGATSDTFVKGHLLPANVKSTKRKTPVVKKNHNPHYDHTFVYKELSLGQLRDMCLELTVWDRESVASNEFMGGVRLSTGIGNLTVGKDGVEMDSQGEEVSVWEKMMQFPDSWAEGTLRLRSTMGKTPKKGLQTLFSH